In the Brettanomyces nanus chromosome 1, complete sequence genome, ATCAGATTTGGATACTTGGGAGGTAATGCTTTCTCTACAGATAAAAAGGGAAAGCTCACTGGTGACAACTCGTTGCATGACTACGCATCGTTGGTGGACCAAGACTACGAACCATTTGTCATGTATCAGATTGAACTATACTAAGGACATAAAAGTTATATCCCATTAAACCTGCATTAAATACGtaagacaaaaaaaaaagcacAATCGTAACGAacaaataaagaaagacatCATTAAAAAGCCGTAAGCCAATCAAACAAAACCTATTGAAACCCGACGATCTGTCTCTAAGCCCTTGGTTCTTCTCTCTAGCATAACCCCCTTGGCCTTTGGCTCTCCATACTTCTTGCACAACTTGGCGAAGAAGAGGCCGCAGGCATTACAGAGAGTTCTTTCACCATCTGGTCCTCTTCTCCATTCCGGGGTATCCTTTGACTTGCAGTGCATACACTCGTTGTCGCATAGAGAATCAGAAGAGCTAACAGAACGACTCACATCTgcaagaggaagaactaTATGGGTTTTTTTAATCGAAGGCGCCACAAAACTGATACCAGCAGCAGTAGATGTATTAGCAGCAACAGCCGGAGCAACTGGCGATAGGTTTGCAACCGGAGGCTGGATGAGAGTCGAAATAGCATAtctagaaagagaagcaggGTTAGATCTACGTCTCTTAACGGGGAATGCTAGACAAGTGTTAGGAGATATTGGAGATGtaagctttgaagaaagaggagtGATCATTGCAGGTCTCTCCACACCATTCCATgacttctctcttctcctcttcagtCCTGTAGTCAAGAAAGGAGTTTCCGAACTGACCGAAAGTGACGACGGAGAAGAATTGGCCGGGACATGAGTCTCGTTCATTGAAGTGAGAGCCTTGACAGCCTGCTCCTCC is a window encoding:
- a CDS encoding uncharacterized protein (EggNog:ENOG41), which produces MNRVVPLTSNKKLPSIKDLFPSWGYVNSVPVVTQGVEHIHPISSGGGSPTQAHVEHSSTIDSFLTATAHSSEYTSDHNYTLSSGKNATNTTNTTSTSCQSPQDVTPPSSIASSSSVPLISVVDMDTDLQRLVDITKEIESLYKSTHDFSKVPSELLYNGCTRLNQIKYAYEEWTHAKEREKSHVQHCRSFQNMEEQAVKALTSMNETHVPANSSPSSLSVSSETPFLTTGLKRRREKSWNGVERPAMITPLSSKLTSPISPNTCLAFPVKRRRSNPASLSRYAISTLIQPPVANLSPVAPAVAANTSTAAGISFVAPSIKKTHIVLPLADVSRSVSSSDSLCDNECMHCKSKDTPEWRRGPDGERTLCNACGLFFAKLCKKYGEPKAKGVMLERRTKGLETDRRVSIGFV